DNA from Intestinimonas massiliensis (ex Afouda et al. 2020):
TCGTCCTGGATCTCCAGGCCCCGTTCTCCGGCCCGGCCCTCCATGTGGTGGGTGAATTCATGGGCCAGCGTGCCGTAAAGCTCCTCCTCCCAGTCCTCCTGCCGCCAGTTCTCCTGCCGGGCCAGGGCGGCGAAGGAGCCGTAGTACAGATTGATGAACTTTCCCATCATACCGCTGTTGCGGTATTCCCCCATGATGTAGAGCTCCCCCTCCGGGAACTCCGGATCGTGCTTGGCCTCGGGCAGCAGGCAGATGCCCCCATTGAGCTCGTCGTAAAATTCCGGTGGGAACTCCTCGGCCATCCGGTCCAGCAGCTCCCCCGCCTGTTCAAAGGACAGGACCATTTCTATCCCTCCTTGGGCTTCCGCATCGTCAGTGAGATCCGCTTTTTCTTCTCCTCCACCTCCAGCACCCACACCGTGACCACATCCCCCACGGCGCAGACCTCGCTGGGGTGGCGGACCCTCCGCTGGCAGAGCTGGCTGATGTGGACCAGGCCGTCCTGATGGACCCCGACGTCCACAAAGACCCCGAAGTCGATGACGTTGCGCACGGTGCCGGTAAGCTCCATGCCCGGCTTCAGGTCTCTGATCTCCATCACGTCGGTGCGGAGGATGGGCTTGGGCAGCTCGTCCCGGGGGTCCCGGCCGGGCTTCAGCAGCTCCGTCACCAGATCCCGCAGGGTGGGCACCCCCACGCCGCAGGCCGCGGCGGCCCGCTCCTCGCCGTAGGCGGCCACCCGCTCCCGCAGATCCCCGATGGCCCCGGCCTTCACCCCCTTCCGGTCGCAGCCGCACAGCTCCAGCAGCACCTCCGCCGCGGCGTAGCTCTCCGGGTGGACGGCGGTGTTGTCCAGCACGTTTTTGCTCTCCGGCACCCGCAGAAAGCCCGCCGCCTGCTCAAAGGCCTTGGGCCCCAGCTTGGGCACCTTCAAAACCTGTCTGCGGGTAGTAAAGGCCCCGTTCTCCTCCCGGTATTTGACGATGTTTTTGGCGGTGGCGGCGTTGAGCCCCGACACCCGGGTCAGCAGAGGGACGGAGGCGGTGTTCAGATCCACGCCCACGGCGTTGACGCAGTCCTCCACCACGCCGTTGAGGGTCACGTCCAGCCGGGCCTGGGGCATGTCGTGCTGGTACTGGCCCACGCCGATGGCCTTGGGGTCGATCTTCACCAGTTCGGCCAGGGGGTCCTGGAGCCTGCGCGCGATGGACACGGCGGAGCGCAGATTCACGTCGTAGTCGGGGAACTCCTCGGCGGCCAGCTTGGAGGCGGAATACACGCTGGCCCCCGCCTCGTTGACGATCATGTAGGACACCCCGCCCCCCAGACTACGGATGAGCTCCACCGTCATCTGCTCCGTCTCCCGGCTGGCGGTGCCGTTGCCGATGGCGATGTGCTCCACGCCGTGCTTCCGGGCCATCCGGGCCAGCACGTCGATGGCCTCCTGCTTTTTCCGTTCGCTGAAGGTGGGGTAGACCACCGCCGTATCCAGCACCTTGCCGGTGCCGTCCACCACCGCCACCTTGCAGCCGTTGCGGTAGCCGGGGTCCAGGCCCATGGTGACCTTGCCCTTTACCGGCGGCTGCATGAGCAGGGGCTTCAGGTTTAGGCCGAAGTTGCGGATGGCCCCCTCGTTTGCGTGTTCGGTGAGGGTGTTGCGGATCTCCCGCTCCACGCTGGGGGCGATGAGCCGGTCGTAGGCGTCCTCGGCGGCGGAGCGGACAAAGGCCATGGAGGGGGCGCCGGGGACCAGCACCGCCCGGCGGACGGCGATGAGGGCGGTCTCCCGGTCCATGTCCACCGCAGCCTTCAGGAGCTCCTCCCGTTCCCCCCGGTTGATGGCCAGCACCTGGTGGCCCATGGCCCGGCACACCGGGGTACGGAACTGGTAGTAAAGCCGGTACACCGAATCCTCCGGCTCCTTGCCGGCAGCGGAGGAGACCAGGTCCGCCTTCCGCCACCACAGCTCCCGCAGGGCCTTGCGGATGCCCGCGTCGTCGGAGATCCACTCGGCGATGATGTCGCCCGCCCCCTGCAGGGCCTGCTCGGCGCTCTCCACCCCCTTTTCCGGGTCGATGTAAGCCTGGGCGGCCTTCTCCGGGTCGGGGCAGTCCCGCTCCTGGGCGAAGAGGAGCTGGGCCAGGGGCTCCAGCCCCTTTTCCCGTGCGGCGGTGGCCCGGGTGCGCCGCTTCTGCCGGTAGGGGCGGTACAGGTCCTCCACCTCCGCCAGGGTGGCGGCGGCGTCAATGGCGGCGGAGAGCTCCTCCGTCAGCTTGCCCTGTCCCTCGATGGCGGCCTTGACCTCTTCCCGGCGCTTGTCCAGATTGCGCAGGTAGTTCAGCCGGTCGGCCAACGTGCGCAGGGTGGTGTCGTCCATGGTACCGTGGAGCTCCTTGCGGTACCGGGCGATAAAGGGGATGGTGTTTCCCTCGTCGATGAGCTTGACCACGTTTTCCACGTGGACGGCTTCGCGGCCCAGCTCCCGGGCCAGGCTCAGTATGATGGCGTCCATAGGTTACTCCTTTGCAGTGATGTACGGTGTATTTTACCACACTCCGCCCACGAAAAAAAGGACGAGCCGCCCGCCCGTCCCTCTTTTCTCTCACCACGCGCCCTTCAGGGTGGCGAATTCCGCCAGCTTTTTCCCCTCCCAGGGCCGGATCTTGATGGAGCGCACCCGGTTGCCCGCGGGCACGCACAGCCGAAAGGCGGCCAGCTCGGGGGTGCGTTCCATGTCCCCGGTCACGTATAGCAGCACCCGCCGGCCGGTGTACTTCAGCCGGGAGGCATACTCAATAAGAGGGCGGGCCAGCCCTCCCAGATAGGCCGCCCCGCCGAAGATCAGCAGGTCGTAGCCCATGGGGTCGTACTCCAGCCGCCGGGAGGGGTGGTTTACCGTGACGGTGTAACCGGCCTGAGCCAGCGCCTCGGCCAGTGTCTGGGCCGCCAGGCGGTTGCCGCCCCGGTTGGAGGGCTGGTAGATCAGCAGGGCCCTTTTAAAGCCCACGCCGTAGATGGTCTCGTGGGGCTTATGGACCTGGTCCCGCTGATTCAGGACCCGGTAGAGCAGAAGGACCGTCAGGCCCGCCAGCAGCCCGGCAATCAGCACTCCCCATCCCAGCGCCGGCATCGCGCGCCCTCCTTTCCGTTGGTTTTTCTTTATTGTACCATGAATTGTTCAGTTTTTCACTGAATTTTTGAGCGTTATTCAGCGCCGCTAACGCTTGCAGTTCAAGGAAGTTCAGTATTTTAGCGTTTGTGGGAACCGCCCCGTTTTAGGGGGTATTAGTAACACAAAAGCAACACAGTTTTTCCCTTGAAAATTAACTTTCAATCCCAAAGGCTAACGGCTACAATATCCGTTTTCTTCAGGGGGTCCCGGCAAGCTGGGCAAACCATATCTTTCCCGCTCCTGATCCGGTGCATGGTGGCCCCACAATCACACCGCTGAAGGATTGGAACCCGGACAGGGGCCTTCACAGTGACCGCCAGACGGCTTTCCAGCTTGCCACAGGCCCCGCATTGGTACATAGCCCTTTCAACGCTCACAGGGGCTTCAGGATGGGCTACAAGGGCCGCTTGTGCCTTGGGGCCATAGATACCCGCCAGAATGCTTTCCCGCTCCATATCGGCTTCCACAGGGGACATGAAGCCCACACCGGAAAGAAGTTCTTCTTCATGGCCGCATTTTGAGCATCTATACACATACCCTTTCCCCATACTGGTTCACCCCCTTTGAATTTCAGTATAGCATACCTGACCAAAAGAAGAAACCCCGGATCGGCTATGATCCGGGGCCGCTGTCTGTATCAGCCATTTTCAAAGATAGGCCGCAAAAATTGGTACAACTTCTGTTCAATCAGTTTGGGCGCTTGCTGTTCCAATTCTTGTGTGGAAATCGTCAGCATATAACGGCCCTTCACCCAATTCTTCTTCAGCACCATCCCGCCTTCAGCATCGGGATCATAAACAAAGCGGTCATTCTCCCAATATCCGGGGATGAAGCGCCCCGGCTCTTGCCGGTGGCCGTACTCCACATAGGAAGCATACTGAAGGTTATTCAGCACAACCACCGTGTAATGGGTTCCCCGGTGGCCCACGGGCATCACAGCCCACGCATCCCGCAAGGTGCCATATACAACAGGTGTCCGCTTCACAACCTTGTTCAGCAACCGCCCCGCAAGGTCATTAGCCATTTGGCGGCAAAAGCTATCCAAATCAGCTTTATCCAACTGCCCAAGGCGCTTTTCCAAATTCTTCAGTTCTTTGAAGTCGCATTTTCCCCAACGCGCCATTCTGGAACCCCCTCTTTCTCCAAAAGCATATTCAAATAGTCAATGCCTTTCCGGTGCCGCCTATATAGGGTTTCTACTTCATAATTCATCAGGGGTGGTATATCCATCCAAGGCATTTTCTTTGTAGCGTTGTCCAAAAGTCCATAGCGCAACTGTAAAACAAGCTGAACTTCTCCATCCGGTATCTTCTTTACAAGGGCCAAAATCTTTTCACGCTGGGCGGTTAAGCAGTCAATGAAAGTCTGAACTTCATCTTGATAGGCTCTTATGGAAGCCTTGGTAGAAGGTAGCAAGTTCAAGTGAACCAGAGGAATAGGGTGATCCATACAAAACCGCAAACGCTTTATAAGCTGGTTGGATTTTGTCACCTGATCCAGTATGATTTCGGCTTTTGTTGGCTCTACCATCTGATTACCGCCCTTCCATAGTAGACAACAGCCCTTCCAGTTCCACCAGCTTCTTTTCATATTCGTCTGTTTTAATGGCCGCAAGAGCGGCATTACAGGCATAAAGAAGGGTGTTGGCTCTCTTGGGATCAATTTCATTGTTCAGGGCCATATTTGCAACCCTTGAAATGGCCCGGCGTATATCTGCCGGGGTAGATAGCTTTAGCGTTTTGCGCCGGGGCATGGTGTTTCACTCCCTTCTTACTGGTCAATCACATTGAAGAAGATCACGGCATCTTCAACGGGGTTTGGGTATTGGTCATAAAGGCCAATCAGGGCATTGGTGGCGGCTTCTGTGCTGTCATGCCATGTAACCACATAACGGCATCCAGAAGCCTTCCTGCCGCCCCACAGGTGGCCGAAAGCCTTGTATTTACCCTTATCCGGTTCATAGGTCACAAAACCCACTGTAAACCGTTCCGCCTTGGCTTGTGCGGCCTTTTTAGCTTTAATGATTAGTCGGTCTATCCGTTCCATGAAAACCTCCCACAAGTCAAATACGGGGCGCATAGGCCACGCCCACACACCCCGCATCAGATATTAGCCCTCGGTCACAGCCTGATAGTAGATAGCTGCTTTCTTGTTATCCAGCACAAAGGCATC
Protein-coding regions in this window:
- a CDS encoding metallopeptidase family protein, translated to MVLSFEQAGELLDRMAEEFPPEFYDELNGGICLLPEAKHDPEFPEGELYIMGEYRNSGMMGKFINLYYGSFAALARQENWRQEDWEEELYGTLAHEFTHHMEGRAGERGLEIQDEAFLEQYREGRAQD
- a CDS encoding Tex family protein, whose amino-acid sequence is MDAIILSLARELGREAVHVENVVKLIDEGNTIPFIARYRKELHGTMDDTTLRTLADRLNYLRNLDKRREEVKAAIEGQGKLTEELSAAIDAAATLAEVEDLYRPYRQKRRTRATAAREKGLEPLAQLLFAQERDCPDPEKAAQAYIDPEKGVESAEQALQGAGDIIAEWISDDAGIRKALRELWWRKADLVSSAAGKEPEDSVYRLYYQFRTPVCRAMGHQVLAINRGEREELLKAAVDMDRETALIAVRRAVLVPGAPSMAFVRSAAEDAYDRLIAPSVEREIRNTLTEHANEGAIRNFGLNLKPLLMQPPVKGKVTMGLDPGYRNGCKVAVVDGTGKVLDTAVVYPTFSERKKQEAIDVLARMARKHGVEHIAIGNGTASRETEQMTVELIRSLGGGVSYMIVNEAGASVYSASKLAAEEFPDYDVNLRSAVSIARRLQDPLAELVKIDPKAIGVGQYQHDMPQARLDVTLNGVVEDCVNAVGVDLNTASVPLLTRVSGLNAATAKNIVKYREENGAFTTRRQVLKVPKLGPKAFEQAAGFLRVPESKNVLDNTAVHPESYAAAEVLLELCGCDRKGVKAGAIGDLRERVAAYGEERAAAACGVGVPTLRDLVTELLKPGRDPRDELPKPILRTDVMEIRDLKPGMELTGTVRNVIDFGVFVDVGVHQDGLVHISQLCQRRVRHPSEVCAVGDVVTVWVLEVEEKKKRISLTMRKPKEG
- a CDS encoding flavodoxin family protein, whose amino-acid sequence is MPALGWGVLIAGLLAGLTVLLLYRVLNQRDQVHKPHETIYGVGFKRALLIYQPSNRGGNRLAAQTLAEALAQAGYTVTVNHPSRRLEYDPMGYDLLIFGGAAYLGGLARPLIEYASRLKYTGRRVLLYVTGDMERTPELAAFRLCVPAGNRVRSIKIRPWEGKKLAEFATLKGAW
- a CDS encoding HK97 gp10 family phage protein, giving the protein MARWGKCDFKELKNLEKRLGQLDKADLDSFCRQMANDLAGRLLNKVVKRTPVVYGTLRDAWAVMPVGHRGTHYTVVVLNNLQYASYVEYGHRQEPGRFIPGYWENDRFVYDPDAEGGMVLKKNWVKGRYMLTISTQELEQQAPKLIEQKLYQFLRPIFENG